A stretch of Henckelia pumila isolate YLH828 chromosome 4, ASM3356847v2, whole genome shotgun sequence DNA encodes these proteins:
- the LOC140861377 gene encoding uncharacterized protein, whose protein sequence is MEHQSAAKKGKTLISSFFKKIDHQTSENTSISAVSTMDHESSESLPIPSVQIPSISSYRDDHQSSSNSLVNGGFDNWKRVNQGKTCAFLAHIGFAASSPHTMCERRAENLMRTSQHIDTVMHAQSKEEKEKNHLRLRTSIMVVRWLALQGCAFRGNDESLSSSNRGNFLELVKAFEKMSTKIDEVVLENAPKNAQYIAPDIQKEILHIMANKVRQMIREEIGDNCFCILVDEARDISKREQIAIILRFVKKIRGQGYDGASNMHGVWNRLQALFIRDCPYAYYVHCFALRLQLTLVSAAKDVSVIWEFFSHLDNIVNIVTSSTKRISELHTAQRNEIEHMLVTGERDSGSGANQIGNLQRAGATRWSSHYDSVKSLIGMYAATCKVFEVLSENSPNGRARAEVRGIYRNMASFEFVFILHLMHKIMRTTDTLCQILQRKSQDILTAFAFVSTTKTILQELRECGWEEFLHGVKVFCTRNEIDVPNLDCLYKTGRSRQQITVEHHYHFDVFNAAIDFILMELNTRFNESSVELLSLSTNLDPKNSFDSFNSDDICKLATKFYPEDFTDQDIIALEYELIHYKLDVMQNLKVTTLVELCKQLTESGRSKIYVMLTRLIQLILMLPVSTATTERAFSAMKDVKTALRNKMEDDFLVDCLTLYIERDLAKDIDVDSVIEEFYVSKSRRTQLF, encoded by the exons ATGGAGCATCAATCTGCTGCAAAGAAAGGAAAGACATTGATATCCTCTTTCTTTAAGAAGATAGATCATCAAACTAGTGAAAATACTTCAATTTCTGCAGTCTCTACAATGGACCATGAATCTAGTGAAAGTCTTCCAATTCCTAGTGTCCAAATTCCTTCAATTTCCTCATATAGAGACGACCATCAGTCATCCTCCAACT CACTTGTCAATGGAGGATTTGACAATTGGAAAAGAGTAAACCAAGGGAAAACGTGTGCATTTCTTGCTCATATTGGTTTTGCAGCATCTTCGCCTCATACCATGTGCGAGAGAAGAGCTGAAAATTTGATGAGGACCTCACAACATATTGACACAGTTATGCATGCCCAATCTAAAGAGGAAAAAGAGAAAAATCATTTGCGTTTGAGGACCTCAATTATGGTTGTTCGCTGGCTAGCACTTCAAGGTTGTGCCTTTAGAGGTAATGATGAATCTTTATCTTCATCTAATCGTGGAAATTTTCTTGAGTTGGTGAAGGCTTTTGAAAAAATGAGTACAAAAATTGATGAAGTTGTACTTGAGAATGCTCCCAAAAATGCCCAATATATTGCTCCAGATATTCAGAAAGAGATTTTGCATATTATGGCCAATAAAGTACGACAAATGATTCGTGAAGAAATTGGAGATAATTGTTTCTGTATTCTTGTTGATGAAGCACGAGATATATCTAAAAGAGAACAAATCGCCATTATCTTGAGGTTT GTTAAGAAAATTAGAGGCCAAGGATATGATGGTGCTAGCAATATGCATGGTGTGTGGAATCGACTTCAGGCATTATTTATTAGAGATTGTCCATATGCATATTATGTTCACTGTTTTGCACTTCGATTACAACTGACATTGGTTTCTGCAGCCAAGGATGTCAGTGttatttgggaatttttttctcatttggATAATATTGTTAATATTGTCACTTCTTCCACCAAGCGCATTTCTGAGTTACATACTGCACAGAGAAATGAAATTGAGCATATGTTGGTAACTGGAGAACGTGATTCTGGAAGTGGGGCCAATCAGATTGGTAATTTGCAGCGAGCAGGAGCTACTCGTTGGAGTTCTCACTATGACTCGGTAAAAAGCTTGATAGGTATGTATGCTGCAActtgcaaagtttttgaagttCTTAGTGAAAATTCTCCAAATGGAAGAGCTAGGGCAGAAGTTCGAGGTATTTATAGAAACATGGCAAGCTTTGAATTTGTGTTTATTTTGCACTTGATGCATAAAATTATGAGAACAACAGATACTCTTTGTCAAATTCTTCAAAGAAAATCTCAAGACATTTTGACAGCTTTTGCATTTGTCTCCACTACCAAAACTATCCTTCAAGAACTTAGAGAATGTGGATGGGAAGAATTTCTTCATGGAGTAAAAGTTTTTTGTACAAGAAATGAAATTGATGTGCCTAACCTTGATTGTTTATACAAGACCGGTCGTTCCCGTCAGCAAATCACAGTTGAGCATCATTACCactttgatgtttttaatgcagCAATAGATTTTATCTTGATGGAGTTAAATACTCGGTTTAATGAGTCGTCAGTGGAACTTCTTTCTCTTAGTACAAATTTAGATCCAAAAAATTCATTTGACTCATTTAACAGTGATGATATTTGCAAGCTTGCTACGAAATTTTATCCTGAAGATTTCACAGATCAAGATATCATTGCTTTGGAGTATGAATTGATACATTATAAACTTGACGTTATGCAGAATTTGAAGGTTACGACACTTGTCGAGTTGTGTAAGCAATTGACTGAGAGTGGGCGGTCAAAGATTTATGTTATGTTGACTAGATTGATTCAGCTTATTTTGATGTTACCTGTATCTACCGCCACTACCGAGCGAGCATTTTCAGCAATGAAGGATGTGAAGACGGCACTTCGCAATAAAATGGAAGATGACTTTCTTGTTGATTGTTTGACACTCTATATTGAACGAGATTTAGCTAAGGATATAGATGTAGATTCTGTTATAGAGGaattttatgtttcaaaatctCGTAGGACTCAACTTTTTTGA